The following proteins are co-located in the Echinicola sp. 20G genome:
- a CDS encoding glycoside hydrolase, translating to MGKLKRSFYAWIGLLCLVGFSCNSEGKEKQPDVIHEQATQVNAITSTSYQTIEHFGASDAWSCQFVGLWPEQKKRAIAELLFSQQNDSNGQPNGIGLSLWRFNIGAGSAEQGGQSGINDEWRRAESFMNSDGTYDWEKQAGQVWFAQAAQEFGVENLLVFPNSPPVSMTRTGKAYAENGQSNLSFEKYDAFGTYLAQVIKGLQNKGLEVDYISPVNEPQWDWSDGGQEGTPFWNNEISGIVKTLDKALTAEGLDTKIDIAEAGKINYLYEQADKEGRGNQIADFFNESSNNYIGDLTHVGNAISAHSYFTTSPYEAAVKQRAQVKSAMNSLEGRHFWMSEYCILGDNAGEINGSGRDLGIDPALYMARVIHNDLTVAQATAWHWWLGVSPYDYKDGLVYIDYQKADGNYYESKMLWALGNYSRFIRPGYKRVGVTIDDKEGQSPELLVSAYQHPEGEDVVYVIINSANKEVEVNLSLDGSEISNTTSYLTSKDKDLTPVDLVDESSALAIPARSILTVITKP from the coding sequence GTGGGAAAATTGAAGAGAAGTTTTTATGCTTGGATAGGATTACTTTGTTTAGTTGGATTTTCTTGTAATTCAGAAGGAAAAGAAAAACAGCCTGACGTAATACATGAACAGGCCACCCAAGTCAATGCAATAACCAGTACAAGCTATCAGACCATAGAACACTTTGGTGCTTCAGATGCTTGGTCTTGTCAATTTGTAGGTTTATGGCCTGAGCAAAAGAAAAGGGCCATTGCGGAATTGTTGTTCAGCCAACAGAATGATTCAAATGGACAGCCCAATGGAATTGGTTTGTCGCTATGGCGCTTTAATATAGGTGCAGGAAGCGCTGAGCAAGGGGGACAAAGTGGAATCAATGATGAATGGAGAAGGGCGGAATCATTCATGAACAGCGATGGAACGTATGATTGGGAGAAGCAAGCAGGTCAAGTTTGGTTTGCCCAAGCTGCGCAAGAGTTTGGAGTGGAAAACCTATTGGTGTTTCCTAATAGCCCTCCAGTATCCATGACTAGAACAGGAAAAGCCTATGCTGAAAATGGCCAGTCCAATTTGTCCTTTGAGAAGTATGATGCATTTGGAACCTATTTGGCCCAAGTCATCAAAGGCTTGCAAAATAAAGGACTAGAGGTGGATTATATCAGTCCTGTCAATGAACCTCAATGGGATTGGTCTGATGGAGGTCAAGAAGGTACTCCTTTTTGGAACAATGAAATTTCAGGAATAGTAAAGACTTTGGATAAAGCACTGACGGCTGAGGGCTTGGATACCAAAATTGATATTGCTGAAGCAGGCAAAATCAATTACCTGTACGAGCAAGCGGATAAAGAGGGTAGAGGTAATCAAATTGCGGATTTCTTTAATGAGTCATCTAATAATTATATTGGTGATTTAACCCATGTAGGAAATGCCATTTCTGCCCATAGCTATTTCACCACTTCTCCCTATGAGGCAGCTGTGAAGCAGAGAGCTCAGGTCAAATCTGCCATGAATTCTCTGGAGGGGAGACATTTTTGGATGAGTGAATACTGCATTTTAGGTGACAATGCTGGAGAGATCAATGGTTCAGGTAGGGATTTGGGAATTGATCCGGCACTTTATATGGCCAGGGTAATTCATAATGACCTTACGGTCGCTCAGGCCACGGCATGGCACTGGTGGCTGGGAGTCTCTCCTTATGACTATAAAGATGGTCTGGTGTATATTGATTATCAGAAAGCAGATGGCAACTATTACGAAAGTAAAATGCTTTGGGCTCTTGGTAACTATAGCCGATTTATAAGGCCTGGGTATAAGCGAGTAGGAGTGACCATAGATGACAAAGAAGGTCAATCCCCTGAACTTTTGGTATCTGCTTATCAGCATCCCGAAGGAGAAGATGTGGTTTATGTAATAATCAATTCAGCCAATAAGGAAGTAGAAGTGAATTTGTCATTGGATGGATCTGAAATTTCTAATACCACCTCATACCTTACCAGCAAAGACAAGGATTTGACCCCAGTAGATTTAGTCGATGAAAGCTCAGCGCTTGCTATCCCCGCTAGGTCAATCCTCACAGTGATTACAAAACCATAA